A genomic segment from Ptychodera flava strain L36383 chromosome 8, AS_Pfla_20210202, whole genome shotgun sequence encodes:
- the LOC139139434 gene encoding uncharacterized protein — MEQNIPESPTASEMSAERHLFLVSLLTTPEGNILPDPMSLGDGWVGEDRGMEMWPSIFLSDITMYIMANHPGNDVPLQQRLLNEYKEGKAYRLYTGGWLKEIFYHAVSQHSEYCFLKANCCHTMKIGDVPHTVWICVVKKTGDIKSAYCSCTAGLGCSCIHITAMFFRVEAAVRTGQTNVACTSKLCQWNIPAKKTHIEPLRVKDMDFKVSKFSKVASRPLVDRSRKQFRPDGYIPEENEDVRRSNLLDILQTSVPNGCYRAMRENKFQVGGGAELSDSVVIDAISEETKSILLDDPKAIEENEILKLAKLSDTTDEFLSKLKNVNYSDYDIHMLESKTVGQHCNSLWRNQRIGRLTASKFYSIYTKVNTIKNHPNNLHNIDFLLKTILGHDVSIDTVESVKHGRTLEPEAKKAYIELMKSKHEGFGHRECGLFVDKHKPYLGASPDLVVSCKCCEVGLMECKCPFRIRHSVPSVYNLDYIQLDDSGSIKLKRNHLYFAQIQGQMAITGTQCLHVHIGQLQDDKSSNNQSCNRQVQVFQNNPSL, encoded by the exons ATGGAACAAAACATACCAGAGTCACCGACGGCTTCGGAAATGTCGGCTGAGAGGCATCTGTTTCTGGTGTCTCTTTTGACGACCCCAGAAGGGAACATTTTACCAGACCCTATGTCACTTGGAGATGGTTGGGTTGGTGAAGACCGTGGAATGGAAATGTGGCCTTCCATCTTCCTAAGCGATATTACCATGTACATTATGGCGAACCACCCTGGCAACGACGTACCTCTACAGCAACGTCTCTTGAATGAGTACAAGGAAGGGAAAGCATACAGGCTGTATACTGGTGGCTggttgaaagaaatattttatcacGCAGTATCCCAGCATTCAGAATATTGCTTTTTGAAAGCAAACTGCTGCCACACCATGAAGATTGGTGATGTTCCTCACACAGTTTGGATATGTGTAGTAAAGAAAACTGGTGATATAAAAAGTGCCTATTGCTCTTGTACTGCCGG ACTAGGATGTTCATGCATTCACATAACAGCGATGTTTTTTCGTGTTGAAGCGGCAGTCAGAACAGGCCAGACAAATGTAGCATGTACGTCTAAACTGTGCCAATGGAATATCCCAGCCAAGAAAACGCATATTGAACCATTGCGTGTGAAAGACATGGACTTCAAAGTCTCTAAATTCAGCAAAG ttgcTTCAAGACCCCTTGTTGACAGGAGTCGAAAACAGTTTCGGCCTGACGGATATATACCGGAAGAAAATGAAGATGTCAGACGTTCCAACCTGCTTGATATCTTGCAGACATCAGTCCCCAACGGATGTTATAGAGCCATGAGggaaaataaattccaagtaGGAGGTGGAGCAGAACTGTCGGACTCTGTTGTGATTGATGCGATCTCTGAAGAAACAAAATCGATTTTGTTAGATGATCCAAAAGCTATcgaggaaaatgaaattttaaagctTGCAAAGTTATCCGATACTACAGATGAATTTCTTTCCAAACTTAAGAATGTAAATTATAGTGATTATGATATTCATATGTTGGAAAGCAAAACTGTGGGTCAGCATTGTAATAGTTTATGGCGTAATCAACGTATTGGAAGACTAACTGCGTCTAAGTTTTATTCGATCTATACAAAGGTGAACACAATCAAAAATCATCcaaataatttacataacattgaCTTTCTCTTAAAAACAATATTAGGACATGATGTTTCCATTGACACTGTTGAATCTGTGAAGCATGGTCGAACACTTGAACCCGAGGCAAAGAAAGCGTACATCGAGCTGATGAAAAGCAAACACGAAGGATTCGGTCATAGGGAGTGTGGTCTGTTTGTCGATAAACATAAGCCTTATCTTGGTGCTTCACCAGATCTTGTTGTGAGCTGTAAATGTTGTGAAGTAGGATTAATGGAATGTAAATGCCCCTTCCGAATTCGCCATTCAGTTCCATCCGTGTATAATTTAGATTACATACAATTAGACGATAGTGGAAGtattaaattaaaaagaaatcacCTATATTTCGCACAAATTCAGGGTCAGATGGCCATTACCGGCACACAATG cTTACATGTACACATAGGACAACTTCAAGATGACAAGTCAAGCAATAACCAAAGCTGTAACAGACAAGTACAAGTCTTTCAGAATAATCCGTCGTTGTGA